In one window of Frigoriglobus tundricola DNA:
- the lpxK gene encoding tetraacyldisaccharide 4'-kinase, which translates to MASWPYGVAAWARNRAFDRGWKTVHRAAVPVVSIGNLTLGGTGKTPCVEWVARFFREQDVQVAVVSRGYGSDAGRNDEAMVLEENLPDVPHLQDPDRVAAAGRAVEELESELLVLDDGFQHRRLHRDLDVVLIDASCPPAHDRLFPRGTLREPVGGLRRAGAIVLTRCDQVPARDVEAICEWLARRWPSTPVATTEHRPVELVGDGGSTRPTERLTGAPVGAFCGIGNPAAFRKTLEGIGAAVTNFRAFPDHHAYSRADVDDLTRWAETLPPDAVIATTQKDWVKLRLPALAGRPLWAVRIGLTFRSGQDAFTAALERVPRS; encoded by the coding sequence GTGGCGAGCTGGCCCTACGGCGTCGCCGCGTGGGCACGGAACCGGGCGTTCGACCGGGGCTGGAAAACGGTCCACCGGGCGGCCGTACCGGTGGTCAGCATCGGCAACCTCACGCTCGGCGGCACCGGCAAAACGCCGTGCGTGGAGTGGGTGGCCCGGTTCTTCCGCGAGCAGGACGTGCAGGTGGCGGTCGTCAGCCGCGGGTACGGGAGCGACGCGGGGCGCAACGACGAAGCGATGGTGCTCGAGGAGAACCTGCCGGACGTACCGCACTTGCAGGACCCCGACCGCGTGGCGGCGGCCGGGCGCGCGGTCGAGGAGCTGGAAAGCGAACTGCTCGTCCTCGACGACGGCTTCCAGCACCGGCGGCTCCATCGCGACCTCGATGTCGTTCTGATCGACGCCTCGTGCCCGCCGGCGCACGACCGCCTGTTCCCGCGCGGGACGCTCCGCGAACCGGTGGGCGGGCTCCGGCGGGCCGGGGCCATTGTTCTGACGCGGTGCGATCAGGTGCCGGCGCGTGACGTGGAGGCAATTTGCGAGTGGCTCGCCCGGCGCTGGCCGAGCACGCCGGTCGCGACGACCGAACACCGGCCGGTGGAACTGGTGGGCGACGGCGGCTCGACCCGGCCGACTGAACGGCTCACGGGAGCGCCGGTGGGAGCCTTCTGTGGGATCGGTAACCCGGCCGCGTTCCGCAAAACGCTCGAGGGGATCGGGGCGGCGGTCACGAACTTCCGTGCCTTCCCCGACCACCACGCGTACTCGCGGGCGGACGTGGACGACCTGACGCGCTGGGCGGAAACGCTCCCCCCGGACGCGGTCATCGCGACGACGCAAAAGGACTGGGTGAAGTTGCGCCTCCCGGCGCTGGCCGGTCGGCCGCTCTGGGCGGTGCGGATCGGCCTGACCTTTCGTTCCGGCCAGGACGCGTTCACGGCGGCGCTGGAGCGCGTGCCGCGTTCGTAG
- the waaF gene encoding lipopolysaccharide heptosyltransferase II, translated as MTRIALFLPNWIGDVVMATPAVRAVRAAFPDAELIAVCKPYVADVLAGAPWFTETVLADKRGPRERRLFAVAGRLRAKPLDAALLFPNSFRTALLAYLGGAKRIVGFRRYARGVFLTDKLQAKTDPRGRFVPTPALDDYNRLARALGTGEPGHRMELFTTPADEAAAAAVWERFDLHRYPRVVALNPGAAFGAAKHWGSDHFAELARGLSARLGCGVLVVCGPGEREMARRIADESRSPHVFPLSDGPLSLGLTKALVRRADLLVTTDSGPRHFAAAFDRPVVSLFGPTHIEWTETYFAREICLQKKLPCGPCQQRVCPLGHHRCMRELAPAEVFAAADRLLTRVPLAVREEVPRAA; from the coding sequence ATGACCCGCATCGCACTCTTCCTGCCGAACTGGATCGGCGACGTGGTCATGGCCACGCCGGCGGTCCGGGCCGTGCGCGCCGCCTTTCCGGACGCCGAGCTGATTGCGGTCTGCAAGCCCTACGTGGCGGACGTGCTGGCCGGGGCGCCGTGGTTCACCGAAACGGTCCTCGCCGACAAGCGCGGGCCGCGGGAGCGGCGCCTGTTCGCGGTCGCGGGCCGGCTGCGGGCGAAACCGCTCGACGCCGCCCTGCTCTTCCCCAACTCGTTCCGCACGGCCCTGCTGGCCTACCTCGGTGGCGCGAAGCGCATCGTGGGCTTCCGCCGCTACGCCCGCGGCGTGTTCTTGACCGACAAGCTGCAAGCGAAAACCGACCCCCGCGGCCGGTTCGTACCGACCCCGGCCCTGGACGACTACAACCGGCTCGCGCGGGCCCTCGGCACCGGCGAGCCCGGCCACCGGATGGAACTGTTCACCACCCCCGCAGACGAGGCCGCCGCGGCGGCCGTGTGGGAGCGGTTCGATCTGCACCGCTATCCGCGGGTGGTGGCGCTGAACCCCGGCGCGGCGTTCGGTGCGGCGAAGCACTGGGGCAGCGACCACTTCGCCGAACTCGCACGCGGGCTCTCGGCCCGACTCGGCTGTGGCGTATTGGTGGTGTGCGGCCCCGGCGAGCGGGAGATGGCGCGGCGGATCGCGGACGAGAGCCGGTCGCCGCACGTGTTCCCGTTGAGCGACGGACCGTTGTCACTCGGGCTGACAAAGGCACTCGTGCGCCGCGCGGACCTGCTCGTGACCACCGACAGCGGCCCGCGGCACTTCGCGGCTGCGTTCGACCGCCCGGTGGTGTCGCTGTTCGGCCCGACCCACATCGAGTGGACGGAAACGTACTTCGCCCGGGAAATCTGCTTACAGAAGAAGCTCCCGTGCGGCCCGTGCCAGCAGCGCGTCTGCCCCCTCGGCCACCACCGGTGCATGCGCGAGCTGGCGCCGGCCGAAGTGTTCGCCGCGGCCGACCGGCTCCTGACGAGAGTCCCACTCGCTGTGAGAGAAGAGGTACCGCGTGCCGCATAA
- the larE gene encoding ATP-dependent sacrificial sulfur transferase LarE codes for MNELGHANEISPDLAAKRDRLLAVLGDMPGVAVAFSGGIDSTVVAQAAFLALGSRAVAVTADSASVARAELDDARALAQLIGIRHRIVRTDEFRNPAYLKNDGARCYHCKTELYTTVERLLPDLGVPVMASGANLDDLGDYRPGLAAAAEHAVRHPLQEAGFTKADVRALARYWQLPTWDKPAAPCLSSRMAPGVAVTPERTKRVEDAETFLRSLGLRECRVRYHEGDLARVEVPASEIAKFAAGPVRTELAGTLRRLGFKFVTLDLDGFRSGSLNDLVPLELKVQFKPAAPETRA; via the coding sequence ATGAACGAACTGGGACACGCGAATGAGATCAGCCCGGACCTCGCGGCGAAGCGGGACCGGTTGCTCGCCGTGCTGGGCGATATGCCCGGCGTGGCGGTCGCGTTCAGCGGCGGGATCGACAGCACAGTCGTGGCCCAGGCCGCGTTCCTCGCGCTCGGGTCACGCGCGGTTGCGGTTACGGCCGACAGCGCGAGCGTCGCACGCGCGGAACTGGACGACGCCCGCGCCCTCGCCCAACTCATTGGTATCCGGCACCGGATTGTTCGCACGGACGAGTTCCGCAACCCCGCGTACCTCAAAAACGACGGCGCCCGCTGCTACCACTGCAAGACCGAGCTGTATACCACCGTTGAACGGCTGCTGCCGGACCTCGGCGTGCCGGTGATGGCGAGCGGGGCGAACCTGGACGACCTCGGCGACTATCGCCCGGGGCTGGCGGCCGCCGCCGAACACGCCGTCCGCCACCCGCTCCAGGAAGCCGGGTTCACGAAGGCGGACGTCCGCGCGCTGGCCCGGTACTGGCAGCTCCCGACCTGGGACAAACCGGCCGCGCCGTGCCTGTCGAGCCGCATGGCGCCGGGGGTGGCGGTCACGCCCGAGCGCACCAAGCGGGTCGAGGACGCGGAGACGTTCCTCCGGTCGCTCGGCTTGCGCGAGTGCCGCGTGCGGTATCATGAGGGCGATCTGGCCCGTGTCGAGGTGCCCGCGAGCGAAATCGCGAAATTCGCCGCCGGACCGGTGCGAACCGAACTCGCCGGCACCCTGCGGCGGTTGGGCTTCAAGTTCGTCACCCTCGATCTCGATGGGTTCCGCTCCGGCAGTTTGAACGATCTGGTTCCGCTCGAACTCAAGGTCCAGTTCAAACCGGCTGCCCCAGAAACGCGCGCATGA
- a CDS encoding lipopolysaccharide kinase InaA family protein yields MKSTSRNVPATSLSRLTPAVGDPVSSLWRRLRRGVRLVRRQADWDRFAGEGWQDRIMAEPLTDRGFQKQGRSIGRKIFAEGRDTLSVYLKRHYELPRWRGVLATLFPNWRPWSPGLQEWQRLCWAKEHDFPVPRPVAAGQFVGPWCRLQGFLAVEELHGMLPLHEAVPLASRTLGASPFARWKRGLLAELARLARELHRHNMFHKDLYFCHFYIPEALTRTVPTDWTKRVAMIDFHRLQRHAVTGAWWQVKDLAQLLFSSEVEGVTARDRVRFWKLYRRDWPAGKCPGDWLRPLVRWKWQLYRGHNLRKPAAVPYDRQRSAA; encoded by the coding sequence ATGAAGTCGACCTCGCGAAACGTGCCCGCGACCAGTCTCTCCCGACTCACTCCGGCGGTCGGCGATCCGGTTTCATCGCTCTGGCGGCGGTTGCGGCGCGGCGTGCGCCTGGTCCGGCGTCAGGCCGATTGGGACCGGTTCGCGGGCGAGGGGTGGCAGGACCGTATCATGGCCGAACCGCTCACCGACCGCGGCTTCCAGAAGCAGGGCCGCTCGATCGGGCGCAAGATCTTCGCCGAGGGTCGCGACACACTCAGTGTCTACCTGAAACGACACTACGAGTTGCCCCGCTGGCGCGGCGTCCTCGCAACGCTGTTCCCCAACTGGCGGCCGTGGTCGCCGGGGCTTCAGGAGTGGCAGCGGTTGTGCTGGGCGAAGGAGCACGACTTTCCCGTTCCGCGGCCCGTCGCCGCCGGTCAGTTCGTCGGCCCGTGGTGCCGGTTGCAGGGGTTTCTCGCGGTCGAAGAACTGCACGGGATGTTACCGCTGCACGAGGCGGTTCCGCTCGCGTCCCGCACGCTCGGCGCGAGCCCCTTCGCACGGTGGAAGCGCGGTCTCCTCGCGGAACTCGCACGCCTCGCGCGGGAACTGCACCGCCACAACATGTTCCACAAAGACCTGTACTTCTGCCACTTCTACATTCCCGAGGCGCTCACACGCACCGTCCCGACCGACTGGACGAAGCGCGTGGCGATGATCGACTTCCACCGGCTCCAGCGGCACGCCGTGACCGGCGCGTGGTGGCAGGTGAAGGACCTCGCGCAATTACTCTTCTCATCGGAGGTCGAGGGCGTGACGGCGCGGGACCGGGTGCGGTTCTGGAAGCTGTACCGCCGCGACTGGCCGGCCGGGAAGTGTCCCGGCGACTGGTTGCGCCCCCTGGTGCGGTGGAAGTGGCAACTGTACCGCGGGCACAATCTGAGGAAACCAGCGGCGGTCCCCTACGACCGGCAACGGAGCGCCGCGTGA
- a CDS encoding ThuA domain-containing protein, giving the protein MSRFILPLLFGAATALVAAGDDKPVDPKMMEKVFAALPTKAPAKPKATRNVLVFSKTDGFRHSSIPIGVRAITVMGDKTGAFTVYATEDESFFEPEKLKKFDAVFMLNTTERCLRSKNGGKDADAREELLKKSLADFVSSGKGLIGIHAATDTYKQWKEYTQMMGGAFVSHPWHQKVPVKVVDPKSPINAAFGGHDFEITDEIYMFRDDTALAKDRKYLLVMDTAKMDKKDADKGTRKDGTYPISWINTHGKGRCFYCSLGHREEIFWNPAVLQHYLAGIQYALGDLEADATPAK; this is encoded by the coding sequence GTGAGCAGGTTCATTCTCCCGCTGCTGTTCGGCGCCGCGACGGCCCTCGTCGCGGCGGGCGACGACAAGCCCGTCGATCCCAAGATGATGGAGAAGGTGTTTGCGGCGCTACCCACGAAGGCGCCCGCGAAGCCGAAGGCCACGCGCAACGTCCTCGTGTTCAGCAAGACCGACGGGTTCCGGCACTCGTCCATTCCCATCGGGGTCCGCGCGATCACCGTGATGGGCGACAAGACGGGCGCGTTCACCGTTTACGCCACCGAGGACGAGTCGTTCTTCGAGCCCGAGAAGCTCAAGAAGTTCGACGCCGTGTTCATGCTGAACACCACCGAACGCTGCCTCCGCTCCAAGAACGGGGGCAAGGACGCCGACGCGCGCGAGGAGCTGTTGAAGAAGAGCCTCGCGGACTTCGTTTCGAGCGGTAAGGGCCTGATCGGCATCCACGCGGCGACGGACACGTACAAGCAGTGGAAGGAGTACACCCAGATGATGGGCGGGGCGTTCGTCAGCCACCCGTGGCACCAGAAGGTGCCGGTGAAGGTCGTCGATCCCAAGAGCCCCATCAACGCGGCGTTCGGCGGGCACGACTTCGAGATCACCGACGAGATTTACATGTTCCGCGACGACACCGCGCTGGCCAAGGACCGCAAGTACCTGCTGGTGATGGACACGGCGAAAATGGACAAGAAGGACGCGGACAAGGGCACGCGCAAGGACGGCACCTACCCGATCAGTTGGATCAACACCCACGGCAAGGGCCGGTGCTTCTACTGCTCGCTCGGTCACCGGGAGGAGATCTTCTGGAACCCGGCGGTCCTCCAGCACTACCTCGCGGGCATCCAGTACGCGCTCGGCGACCTCGAAGCCGACGCCACGCCGGCCAAGTGA
- the rfaE2 gene encoding D-glycero-beta-D-manno-heptose 1-phosphate adenylyltransferase translates to MTDLVELVHTLGAPRVLVVGDVMLDRYVWGNAERISQEAPVVLLRADRREERLGGASSVATMLQALGARTSVVGVVGTDADGFRARHILTDLGIDAEGVVADPDRPTSVKERYIGRAQAKHPQQMIRVDYESRDPVSESVERHLADVLVAKVREADIVLVSDYDKGVCTPGLLHLAVSVAKARGVRVVADPTRGGDYSKYRGCSCMTPNRLEAGLATGRDIRTPGDALLAAAQLRDTLGLEAGLVTLDKDGIALAHSDGRSVVFPTRPRQVYDITGAGDMVMATLGLALAAGADYDPAVRLANVAGGLEVEKIGVATVTRDEILADLHHAPFRAAERVPGAAKVVALPHLLAELESRRERGQTVAFTNGCFDVLHAGHVQYLADARRQADCLVVAINSDASVRQLKGPSRPLNPVEARALVLAGLQDVDFVTIFADPTPAAVIEAVRPDVLVKGADYKKSDVVGASFVESYGGRVHLADLRAGFSTTSLIERMRAA, encoded by the coding sequence ATGACCGATCTCGTCGAACTCGTTCACACCCTCGGTGCGCCGCGCGTCCTCGTCGTCGGCGACGTGATGCTCGACCGCTACGTCTGGGGCAACGCCGAGCGCATCAGCCAGGAGGCCCCGGTGGTCCTCCTGCGCGCCGACCGCCGCGAGGAGCGCCTCGGCGGGGCCAGCAGCGTCGCCACGATGCTCCAGGCGCTCGGGGCGCGGACGAGCGTCGTCGGCGTCGTCGGGACCGACGCGGACGGGTTCCGGGCGCGACACATCCTGACCGATCTCGGCATCGACGCGGAGGGCGTGGTCGCCGACCCGGACCGGCCGACGAGCGTGAAGGAGCGGTACATCGGCCGCGCGCAGGCGAAGCACCCGCAGCAGATGATCCGCGTCGATTACGAGAGCCGCGATCCGGTGAGCGAGAGCGTCGAGCGGCACCTCGCGGACGTCCTCGTGGCGAAGGTCCGCGAAGCCGACATCGTTCTCGTGAGCGATTACGACAAGGGCGTGTGTACCCCCGGGCTCCTGCACCTGGCCGTCAGCGTCGCGAAGGCGCGGGGCGTCCGGGTCGTCGCGGACCCGACCCGCGGCGGCGATTACTCCAAGTACCGCGGCTGTTCGTGCATGACGCCCAACCGGCTCGAGGCCGGGCTCGCCACGGGCCGCGACATCCGCACGCCCGGCGACGCGCTCCTCGCGGCGGCACAGCTCCGCGACACGCTCGGCCTCGAGGCCGGCCTCGTCACGCTCGACAAGGACGGCATCGCGCTCGCCCACAGCGACGGCCGCAGCGTCGTCTTCCCGACCCGGCCGCGCCAGGTGTACGACATCACCGGCGCCGGCGACATGGTGATGGCGACCCTCGGCCTCGCGCTCGCCGCGGGCGCCGACTACGACCCGGCCGTGCGGCTCGCGAACGTCGCGGGCGGCCTCGAGGTCGAGAAGATCGGCGTCGCCACCGTGACCCGCGACGAGATCCTGGCCGACCTGCACCACGCGCCGTTCCGGGCCGCCGAGCGGGTGCCCGGTGCCGCGAAAGTGGTCGCGCTCCCGCACCTGCTCGCCGAACTCGAGTCGCGCCGCGAGCGCGGGCAGACGGTCGCGTTCACCAACGGCTGCTTCGACGTGCTCCACGCCGGGCACGTGCAGTACCTCGCGGACGCCCGGCGGCAGGCCGACTGCCTCGTCGTCGCGATCAACAGCGACGCGAGCGTGAGACAGCTCAAAGGCCCGTCGCGCCCGCTCAACCCCGTGGAGGCGCGGGCGCTCGTGCTCGCGGGGCTCCAGGACGTTGATTTCGTCACCATTTTCGCCGACCCGACCCCCGCCGCCGTCATCGAGGCCGTGCGCCCCGACGTACTGGTGAAGGGCGCCGACTACAAGAAATCCGACGTGGTCGGCGCGTCGTTCGTGGAGAGTTACGGCGGGCGCGTGCACCTCGCGGACCTGCGCGCCGGCTTCTCCACGACGAGCCTCATCGAGCGCATGAGAGCCGCGTAA
- a CDS encoding zinc ribbon domain-containing protein has translation MPLLIICSHCNHAVPSGDASPKRRVCPFCSRPLDAAVVEDADAENRRGQRKRRTRLVMTEAEAKAPVEEPRPEQEPVEVLPSEPDAVPASSALAVDPSGSGEALWKPLGHGAALIRAGFVIEWAAVSVFVAVVGAVLYLLAPDPRVPASVRTSAFHQEFRVLGPPLVLLLAFGLLVGGALVAVGRVLQALAPWDLPSGRSFRVTAVCELVHTLCALVFAWSALAVYLNLDTAAGGRASGTVWPLPVLVLGLASRVAADFATIVNFGFASAALPSESLRRRTAAVAVALTLFGTGWACVLAAGVAVGTVGDLVRSGEAADVTHFVGPSAMGYAGFTVYMLLGVALQRAARRAARARDA, from the coding sequence ATGCCGCTGCTCATCATCTGTTCACACTGCAACCACGCCGTGCCCAGCGGCGACGCGTCGCCCAAACGGCGCGTGTGTCCGTTCTGCTCCCGTCCTCTCGATGCCGCCGTCGTCGAAGATGCGGACGCCGAGAACCGGCGCGGGCAGCGGAAGCGGCGCACGCGCCTGGTTATGACTGAGGCGGAAGCCAAAGCTCCAGTCGAGGAGCCGCGTCCCGAGCAAGAACCGGTCGAGGTTCTACCTTCTGAACCAGATGCGGTCCCGGCATCGTCGGCGCTCGCGGTCGATCCGTCCGGTTCCGGCGAAGCGCTCTGGAAACCGTTGGGCCACGGGGCCGCTCTCATCCGTGCCGGGTTCGTAATCGAATGGGCGGCGGTTTCGGTGTTTGTCGCCGTTGTGGGCGCGGTCCTGTACCTGCTCGCCCCCGACCCGCGCGTCCCGGCCAGTGTGCGGACCAGTGCGTTTCATCAGGAGTTCCGGGTTCTCGGTCCGCCCCTCGTTCTGCTGCTCGCGTTCGGGCTGCTGGTCGGCGGGGCTCTCGTCGCGGTGGGGCGGGTGCTTCAGGCGTTGGCGCCGTGGGACCTTCCGTCCGGGCGGAGCTTTCGGGTCACGGCGGTGTGCGAACTGGTTCACACCCTCTGCGCGCTCGTATTCGCGTGGTCGGCTCTGGCGGTGTACCTGAATCTCGACACCGCCGCGGGCGGGCGCGCGTCTGGTACGGTGTGGCCCCTTCCGGTCCTGGTGCTCGGCCTCGCGAGCCGGGTGGCTGCGGATTTCGCCACGATCGTCAACTTCGGCTTCGCGAGCGCCGCCCTGCCGAGCGAATCGCTCCGCCGGCGCACGGCGGCGGTTGCGGTCGCACTCACCCTGTTCGGCACGGGATGGGCGTGTGTTCTCGCCGCGGGGGTGGCGGTTGGTACCGTCGGTGATCTGGTGCGCTCGGGCGAGGCCGCCGATGTGACGCATTTCGTTGGTCCCAGCGCCATGGGCTACGCGGGGTTTACCGTCTACATGCTCCTGGGTGTCGCACTCCAGCGCGCGGCGCGGCGGGCGGCCCGAGCGAGAGACGCCTGA
- a CDS encoding lipopolysaccharide kinase InaA family protein has product MPHNVLIPPASARTGPGLSEPVIVFAPGAPGGTLTVHPDFERLFTNAGLTAASALLDLPGEVVSGHPDRHVARVGVPGAARAFYLKRQHVIGWKERLRNRLAGFSWVSRCEREAVLLQQLAAAGLPAPRWAAHGTHNGRAFLLVEDVAGATDLRRFLSDGTRSHSHRLAVAVRLGKAIAAVHAAGFGTPDLTAKHVLVNPNTLALTFLDWQSAARGAVSEAARADALGALHASLAEALAAPRERVRALKAYREALRLSGSGEPHTSRRGARLSNPAPSPSLSETVTHPRKRASAFAQMILRAAERHSQRRSVRDQLQPVTDEKPQRLVWLAGEAVCVVPEIAAAWPRPAVAPPFYGFGPDGASRVRFAGRETVLLRGVTTAPLDRVRAWLRASPWRSPGVTVGRVLFHLARYGVPAPPLLAFGQRLVSATNAEWFALHETPPGTPLRAGAARPPPRTGGPRSSRPPSAWKNFTPPGVCCLTRGRPSR; this is encoded by the coding sequence GTGCCGCATAACGTGCTGATCCCGCCCGCCTCCGCGCGCACGGGGCCGGGTCTCAGTGAACCGGTGATCGTGTTCGCGCCCGGCGCCCCGGGCGGAACGCTCACCGTTCACCCGGACTTCGAGCGGCTGTTCACGAACGCGGGATTAACGGCAGCCTCGGCGCTCCTGGACCTGCCCGGCGAGGTCGTGAGTGGGCACCCCGACCGGCACGTCGCGCGCGTCGGCGTGCCCGGCGCGGCCCGCGCCTTCTATTTGAAGCGGCAGCACGTGATCGGCTGGAAAGAACGGCTGCGGAACCGCCTCGCCGGGTTCAGCTGGGTGTCGCGCTGCGAGCGCGAGGCCGTACTCCTCCAGCAACTCGCCGCGGCCGGGCTACCGGCACCGCGGTGGGCGGCCCACGGCACCCATAACGGCCGGGCGTTCCTGTTGGTCGAAGACGTGGCCGGCGCAACCGACCTGCGCCGTTTCCTGAGCGACGGTACACGCTCCCATTCACACCGGCTCGCCGTCGCAGTCCGGCTCGGAAAAGCGATCGCGGCGGTCCACGCGGCGGGGTTCGGCACGCCCGACCTGACCGCGAAGCACGTGCTGGTGAACCCGAACACCCTGGCGCTCACCTTCCTCGATTGGCAGTCCGCCGCCCGTGGGGCGGTGAGTGAAGCCGCTCGCGCGGACGCGCTCGGCGCGCTGCACGCGTCGCTAGCGGAAGCGTTGGCCGCGCCGCGCGAACGGGTGCGGGCACTGAAAGCGTATCGAGAGGCGCTCCGTCTGAGCGGGAGCGGCGAGCCCCATACGTCGCGGCGCGGGGCTCGTCTGAGCAACCCCGCTCCGTCGCCGTCACTGTCGGAGACGGTGACCCACCCGAGAAAACGGGCCTCCGCCTTCGCTCAGATGATCCTCCGGGCCGCCGAACGGCACTCCCAGCGGCGCTCTGTACGGGACCAGCTCCAGCCCGTGACCGACGAGAAGCCGCAACGGCTGGTGTGGCTCGCGGGTGAGGCGGTGTGCGTGGTCCCGGAGATCGCGGCGGCGTGGCCGCGGCCCGCCGTCGCGCCGCCGTTCTACGGCTTCGGCCCGGACGGCGCGTCGCGCGTCCGGTTCGCCGGCCGGGAGACGGTGCTGCTCCGCGGCGTCACGACCGCACCACTGGACCGCGTCCGCGCGTGGCTCCGGGCGTCGCCGTGGCGCTCGCCGGGGGTGACGGTCGGGCGCGTGCTGTTCCACCTCGCGCGGTACGGCGTGCCGGCGCCGCCGCTCCTCGCGTTCGGGCAGCGGCTCGTGAGCGCGACGAACGCCGAGTGGTTCGCGCTGCACGAAACGCCGCCCGGTACGCCGCTGCGCGCTGGCGCCGCACGGCCACCGCCACGGACCGGCGGGCCGCGTTCGAGTCGGCCGCCGAGTGCCTGGAAAAACTTCACGCCGCCGGGTGTGTGCTGCTTGACGCGAGGACGGCCTTCACGGTAG
- a CDS encoding zinc ribbon domain-containing protein — MPITLGCPSCGKRFRARDESAGKKVKCPYCQAAVQVPAPDEPPAGAGTAPPPVPDSAPVPLPPSRPVPPPARPLPASPAPKPVLASPDDWGALPAAPAPSVPFPPPARDPAPEPFPPLAPGGRGGKDRPKPAKPTKVESEEPAPKPAKGKSKGKANQKTPEEILARGWRSVRRGLFWVQFALLWLSLIGFVEFGKTVYVRAGNELPRGDGADWVSIEGYINSAGPNSAPLTKPEILDLALYGVPVLMAGLLIVFGRMIASGAPRNSGARGLFTFSALFGLVGFAALLGSALFDWLLMKDVYKYTRSAFLLLAPLAEFWFLTALTASGVALKRPKAARAVGAVGFVFALAAFVVVLGWDLYVENWRPKKPDDEVKMYEQAAFLLGWLLLVGMYWRAVRSVRVAAREFLDAAEDGRS; from the coding sequence ATGCCGATCACGTTAGGGTGTCCGTCGTGCGGGAAGCGGTTCCGGGCGCGCGACGAGTCCGCGGGCAAAAAGGTCAAGTGCCCGTATTGCCAGGCCGCGGTTCAGGTGCCCGCGCCCGACGAGCCCCCGGCTGGCGCCGGAACGGCGCCCCCACCCGTTCCGGATTCGGCCCCTGTTCCGCTGCCGCCGTCGCGGCCCGTGCCGCCCCCGGCGCGACCGCTCCCCGCTTCACCGGCGCCCAAACCGGTCCTCGCCAGCCCGGACGATTGGGGCGCGCTGCCGGCCGCTCCGGCTCCGTCGGTCCCGTTCCCGCCCCCGGCGCGGGACCCGGCCCCGGAACCGTTCCCGCCGCTCGCGCCCGGCGGGCGCGGCGGGAAGGACCGACCGAAGCCGGCCAAGCCGACGAAAGTCGAGAGCGAGGAACCGGCTCCCAAACCCGCGAAGGGGAAGTCCAAAGGAAAGGCCAACCAGAAGACGCCCGAAGAGATTCTGGCACGCGGCTGGCGGTCCGTCCGGCGCGGGCTGTTCTGGGTCCAGTTCGCGCTCCTGTGGCTGTCGCTCATCGGGTTCGTCGAGTTCGGGAAGACGGTCTACGTCCGTGCCGGCAACGAACTGCCCCGGGGCGACGGCGCGGACTGGGTGAGCATCGAGGGGTACATCAACTCGGCCGGCCCGAACTCCGCCCCGCTGACGAAACCCGAGATTCTGGATCTCGCGCTTTACGGCGTGCCGGTGCTGATGGCCGGTCTGTTGATCGTGTTCGGGCGGATGATCGCGAGCGGCGCGCCGCGGAACAGCGGCGCACGGGGGCTGTTCACGTTCAGTGCCCTGTTCGGGTTGGTCGGTTTCGCCGCACTGCTCGGCTCGGCCCTCTTCGATTGGCTGCTGATGAAAGACGTGTACAAATATACCCGCTCCGCGTTCCTGTTGCTCGCGCCGCTCGCGGAGTTCTGGTTCCTCACGGCGCTCACGGCCAGCGGGGTGGCACTCAAGCGGCCGAAGGCGGCGCGGGCCGTCGGGGCGGTGGGCTTCGTGTTCGCGCTGGCCGCGTTCGTCGTGGTGCTCGGGTGGGACCTGTACGTGGAGAACTGGCGGCCGAAAAAGCCGGACGACGAAGTGAAGATGTACGAACAGGCGGCGTTCCTGCTCGGGTGGCTGCTTCTGGTCGGCATGTACTGGCGTGCGGTACGGAGCGTGCGCGTCGCGGCGCGCGAGTTCCTCGACGCCGCGGAGGACGGCCGGTCGTGA